TTTCCATATCAAACCTCTCGCTCGGACTTGCTTACCGCATCCTTGATTCTTGCGACCAAGTCTTCGATGTGAACCGGTTTCATCAAGTAATCGAATGCACCGAGCCGCAAACCCTCCACTCCTTCCGATACGGAACCCATACCGGTAAGAAGAATGACCTGAATTTGAGGAAAATCCTGCTTGATTCTTTCGAGAACCGCCAGACCGTTCATTCCCGGCATCATCAAATCGAGGATAACCACTTCGGGGACCGATTTTGAAAGACTCCGCAATGCATCTTCCCCGCTGTTTGCTACATCTACGCTGATACCTCTGAGATCGAGTCGCTCGGCCAAAGTGGAAGCGAACTCCTTTTCATCATCGACAAGTAGCACCTTGCAGTTCATGTCAGCTTTCCACTCCTTCTTTTGG
The sequence above is a segment of the Desulfomonile tiedjei DSM 6799 genome. Coding sequences within it:
- a CDS encoding response regulator; this translates as MNCKVLLVDDEKEFASTLAERLDLRGISVDVANSGEDALRSLSKSVPEVVILDLMMPGMNGLAVLERIKQDFPQIQVILLTGMGSVSEGVEGLRLGAFDYLMKPVHIEDLVARIKDAVSKSEREV